DNA from Stenotrophomonas acidaminiphila:
GACCTGCGCAAGAAGCAGCCGTACGCCAAGTACGACGCGGTCGATTTCGACATCCCGCTGGGCACCAACGGCGACTGCTACGACCGTTACCTGGTCCGCGTCGCCGAGATGCGCCAGTCCAACCGGATCATCCAGCAGTGCGTGCGCTGGCTGAAGGCCAACCCCGGCCCGGTCATGGTCCGCAATTTCAAGGTCGCCCCTCCGTCGCGTGCGGAGATGAAGGACGACATGGAAGCGCTGATCCACCACTTCAAGCTGTTCAGCGAAGGCTACTGCGTGCCGGCCGGCGAGACCTACGCCGCGGTCGAGGCGCCCAAGGGCGAGTTCGGCTGCTACCTGGTCTCCGACGGCGCCAACAAGCCGTTCCGCGTGCACCTGCGTGCGCCGGGCTTCGCCCACCTGTCCTCGATCGACTCGATCGTGCGCGGCCACATGCTGGCCGACGTGGTGGCGATGATCGGCACCTACGACCTCGTGTTCGGCGAGGTCGACCGGTAATGCCGGGCAAGCGCACAACGCCCGGTGCCAGCGCGGCCATGCTGCTGCAGGCACCGGTTTCCCAGGATCTGCTATTGGTTGAGGTCGGCCGATGAAGGCGACAGGTAATTTCGAGGCGGCGCGCGACGTCGACCCGATGGTGGTGTTGAGCGACAAGACCCGTGCTCACATCGATCACTGGCTGACGAAGTTCCCGCCGGAGCGCAAGCGCTCGGCGGTGCTGCAGGGCCTGCACGCCGCGCAGGAGCAGAACCAGGGCTGGCTGAGCGACGAGCTGATCGCCGCGGTGGCCAAGTACCTGGACCTGCCGTTCGTGTGGGCCTACGAGGTCGCCACCTTCTATTCGATGTTCGAAACCCAGAAGGTCGGCCGCAACAACGTCGCCATCTGCACCAACATCAGCTGCTGGCTCAATGGCGCCGAGGACATCGTGCGCCATTGCGAGAAGAAGCTGGGCATCAAGCACGGCGAATCGACCCCGGACGGCCGCGTCTACCTCAAGCGCGAGGAAGAGTGCCTGGCCGGCTGCGCGGGCGCGCCGATGATGGTCATCAACGGTCACTACCACGAGCGCCTGACGCTGGACCAGGTCGACGCGCTGCTGGACGGGCTGGAGTAAGGCATGGCACACCACGAATCCAGGGGCCCGGTCGGTCCGGCGCCGCTTCCGCACAACGTGGTCTACACCACGCTGCACTACGACACCCCGTGGTCGTACGAAAACTACCTCAAGACCGGTGGTTACGCCGCGCTGCGCAAGATCCTCGAAGAGAAGATCGCGCCGGCCGACGTGATCGAGATGGTCAAGCAGTCCGGCCTGCGCGGCCGTGGCGGCGCGGGCTTCCCGACCGGCCTGAAGTGGTCGTTCATGCCCAAGGACGCGCCGCAGAAGTACATCCTGTGCAACTCGGACGAGTCCGAGCCGGGCACCTGCAAGGACCGCGACATCCTGCGCTACAACCCGCACTCGGTGGTGGAGGGCATGGCCATCGCCTGCTACGCCACCGGTTCGACCGTGGGTTACAACTACCTGCGCGGCGAGTTCCACCACGAGCCGTTCGAGCACTTCGAGCAGGCCCTGGCCGATGCCTACAAGCATGGCTGGCTGGGCAAGAACGTGCTGGGCAGCGGCGTGGACATCGACATCTACGCGGCGCTGGGCGCCGGCGCCTACATCTGCGGCGAAGAGACCGCGCTGATGGAGTCGCTGGAAGGCAAGAAGGGCCAGCCGCGCTACAAGCCGCCGTTCCCGGCCAACTTCGGCCTGTACGGCAAGCCGTCGACGATCAACAACACCGAGACCTACGGCTCGGTGCCGGCGATCATCCGCAACGGCCCGGAGTGGTTCAAGGGCCTGAGCAAGACCGCCAACGGCGGCCCCAAGTGCTTCTCGGTGTCCGGCTGCGTGCAGAAGGGCGGCAACTTCGAGGTGCCGCTGGGCACCACCTTCGACGAACTGCTGGAAATGGCCGGTGGCCTGCGCCCGGGCCGCAAGCTGAAGGGCGCGATTCCGGGCGGCGTGTCGATGCCGGTGCTGACCGCCGAGCAGCTCAAGGGCCTGCCGATGGACTACGACACCATCCGCGCGCTGGGCTCGGGCCTGGGCTCCGGTGCCATCGTGGTGCTGGACGACAGCGTGTGCTGCGTCAAGTTCGCCTGCCGCATCAGCCAGTTCTTCCACAAGGAATCCTGCGGCCAGTGCACCCCGTGCCGCGAGGGCACCGGCTGGATGCACCGCGTGCTGGAGCGCATCGTCGCCGGCAAGGCCACGATGGAAGACCTGCACCAGCTGCGCACCGTCGCCGGGCAGATCGAAGGCCACACCATCTGCGCCTTCGGCGAAGCGGCGGCATGGCCGATCCAGGGGTTCCTGCGCCAGTTCTGGGACGAATTCGAGTACTACATCGTCAACGGTCATTCGATGGTTGACGGCAAGAAGGTGGAGGCTGCTGCCGCATGAGCGCGCAACCTGTAAATCCGAGCGAGGCGCCGGTGGTGCCGGAAGGACACGTCACCATCGAGATCGATGGGCAGACGCTGTTCGCGCCCAAGGGGTCGATGATCATCCAGGCCGCCGACAAGGCTGGCATCCCGATCCCGCGCTTCTGCTACCACGAGAAGCTGCCGATCGCGGCCAACTGCCGCATGTGCCTGGTCGACGTCGAGAAGTCGCCCAAGCCGTCGCCGGCATGTGCCACGCCGGTCATGGATGGCATGAAGATCCAGACCCGCAACGAGAAGGCGCTCAAGTACCAGCGTTCGGTCATGGAGTTCCTGCTGATCAACCACCCGCTGGACTGCCCGATCTGCGACCAGGGCGGCGAGTGCGAGCTGCAGGACGTGTCGCTGGGCTATGGCCGCTCTGTCAGCCGCTTCAACGAGCGCAAGCGCGTGGTGGCCGACGAGGACATGGGCCCGCTGGTCGCCACCGAGATGACCCGCTGCATCCAGTGCACCCGCTGCGTGCGTTTCACCGCGGAAATCGCCGGCACCTACGAGCTGGGCGGCATGTACCGTGGCGAGAACCTGCAGATCGGCACCTATGACGGCAAGCCGCTGACCACCGAGCTGTCCGGCAACGTGATCGACGTGTGCCCGGTGGGCGCGCTGACCAACAAGGTGTTCCAGTTCCGCGCCCGCCCGTGGGAGCTGACCGCGCGCGAATCGCTCGGCTACCACGACGCGATGGGCTCGAACCTGTTCCTGCACGTGCGTCGCGGCGAAGTGCTGCGTGCGGTGCCGCGTGACAACGAACTGGTCAACGAGTGCTGGCTGTCCGACCGCGACCGTTATTCGCACCAGGGCCTGTACGCCGCCGACCGCGCGCTCAAGCCGCTGCAGAAGGTCAACGGCGAGTGGAAGGAAGTGAGTTGGGCCGAAGGCCTGGCCGCCGCCCGCGAGATCCTGGACGGCAACCGTGGCGACGACCTCGGCGTGCTGGTGCACCCGTCGACCTCCAACGAGGAGGGCGCGCTGCTGGCCCGCCTGGCCGCCGGCCTGGGCTGCACCAACATCGACCACCGCATCGACAACCGCGACTTCTCCGACGCCGCGTCCGCCGAAGTGTTCGGCGCCACGCTGGCCGAGATCGAAGGCGCCGACCGCATCGTGCTGCTGGGCAGCAACATCCGCCACGAGCTGCCGCTGCTGCACGCGCGCCTGCGCAAGGCGCAGACCAAGCATGGCGCGCAGGTGTTCGCGATCAACCCGGTCGACTTCGACTTCGCGTTCACGCTGGCCGGCAAGCAGATCGTCGCCCCGTCGAAGTTCGCCGACGCGCTGGCCAGTGCCGAGCTGCGTGCGGCGGTGCAGGGCGGTGGCAATACCGTGCTGATCGTCGGTGGCATCGCCGAGAACCATCCGCAGGCCGCCGCGATCCGTGCCGCCGCGCGCGAATTCGCCGCCGCCACCGGCGCCCGGCTGTGCCGCATCCCGCAGGGCGCCAATGCCGTCGGCCTGTCCCGCGCCGGCGTGTTGCCGGCCGGCAAGGACGTCGCCACGATGCTGGCGCAGCCGCGCAAGGCGTACGTGCTGTACGGCATCGAGCCGGGCCTGGACTTCGCCGACAGCGCCGCCGCGCGCAAGGCGCTGGCCGCTGCCGGGGTGGTGGCGTTCAGCCACTTCGCCTGCGCTTCGACCCGCGACGTGGCCGACGTGATCCTGCCGATCGGCGCACTGCCGGAAATCGACGCGACCCTGACCAACCTCGACGGCCACGAGCAGCAGGCCCGTGCCGGGGGCAAGCTGCCGGGCGAGGCCCGCGAGGGCTGGCGCGTGCTGCGCGCCCTGGGTGGCGATCTGCAGCTGGCCGGTTTCGGCTTCACCGACCTGGCAGGCCTGCGTGCCGGCCTGCAGCCGGTGCAGGTGAAGGTGGCCGCGTCCGCGCAGCCGCAGGTCGCGGGCGAGGGCCTGGAAGTGGCGTCGACCGCCGCGATCTACCGCACCGACGCGGTGGTCCGCCGCGCCGCGGCGCTGCAGGCGCACCCGCTGAACAACGCGCCGCGCATCGTGCTCAACAGCGATGACGCCGCGCGCCTGCAGCTGGTGGAAGGGCAGATGGCCAAGGTCGGCACCGATGCCGGCAAGGCGACCCTGCCGGTCGTGGTCGACGCGTGCGTCGCCGCCGGTGCGGTCTGGATTGAATCGGGCCACGGCGCCACCGCGCCGCTGGGCGCCGCTCGGGTAACGGTGGTGGCTGCATGAACGAGTTGCTGTTGAACGCGGTCGATCCGCTGCACCAGTGGTTGCTGGCACTGGGCGACATCGGCGTCGTGCTGTGGACGGTGCTGAAGATCCTGGTGATCGCCATGCCGATCATCGTGTCGGTGGCGTTCTACGTGTTGTGGGAGCGCAAGCTGATCGGCTGGATGCACGTCCGCCACGGGCCGATGTACGTCGGCCTCGGTGGCCTGCTGCAGGCCTTCGCCGACGTCACCAAGCTGCTGTTCAAGGAAATCGTGCGCCCGGCCAACGCGCACAAGGCAATGTACGTGCTGGCGCCGCTGATCGTGCTGGCGCCATCGTTCGCCGCCTGGTCGGTGGTGCCGTTCGACTACAAGCTGGTGCTGTCCAACGCCAACGTCGGCCTGCTGTACCTGCTGGCGATGACCTCGCTGGGCATCTACGGCGTGATCCTGGCCGGCTGGGCGTCCAACTCCAAGTACGCCTTCCTCGGCGCGATGCGCTCGGCCGCGCAGATGGTCAGCTACGAGATCGCCATGGGCTTCGCGCTGGTCGGGGTGATGATCGCCGCCGGCAGCCTGAACCTGACCGAGATCGTGCTGGCGCAGAAGGGCAGCTCGGGCCTGTTCGACTGGTTCCTGCTGCCGCTGCTGCCGCTGTTCGTCGTGTACTGGGTGTCCGGCGTGGCCGAGACCAACCGCGCCCCGTTCGACGTGGTGGAGGGCGAGTCGGAAATCGTCGCCGGCCACATGGTCGAGTATTCCGGCGGTGCGTTCGCGCTGTTCTTCCTGGCCGAGTACGCCAACATGATCCTGATCAGCTTCCTGATCTCGATCTTCTTCCTGGGCGGCTGGCTGAGCCCGATCCAGGGCTGGGTCACGGCGGACGTGTCGCCGTGGGTCGACTGGATCTGGAACGGTGGCTGGCCGTGGCTGCTGGCCAAGGTGTTCTTCTTCGCCAGTTCCTACATCTGGTTCCGCGCCACGTTCCCGCGCTTCCGCTACGACCAGATCATGCGTCTGGGCTGGAAGGTGTTCATCCCGCTGACCATCGCGTGGATCGCGGTGACCGCACTGCTCGTGTTCTACGGCGTGATCCAGAGAGGCGTTTGATTCATGAAAAAGATCACCCACTATTTCAAGAGCCTGCTGCTGCTGGAGCTCGTCTCCGGCATGTGGCTGACGCTGAAGTACGCGTTCAAGCCCAAGTACACCGTGCTGTACCCGATGGAGAAGTTCCCGCAGTCGCCGCGTTTCCGCGGCCTGCACGCGCTGCGCCGCTACCCGAACGGCGAGGAACGCTGCATCGCCTGCAAGCTGTGCGAAGCGGTGTGCCCGGCGCTGGCCATCACCATCGACTCGGCCAAGCGCGAGGACGGTACCCGCCGCACCACGCGTTACGAGATCGACCTGTTCAAGTGCATCTTCTGCGGTTTCTGCGAGGAGAGCTGCCCGGTGGATTCGATCGTGGAAACCCACATCCTCGAGTACCACTTCGAGAACCGTGGCGAGAACATCGTCACCAAGCCGCAGCTGCTGGCCATCGGTGATCGGCTGGAAGCCGAGATCGCCGAACGCCGTGCCGCCGACGCCGCCTTCCGCTGAGGACCGAAAGATGGATTGGGTAAATATCGCCTTCTGGTTCTTCTCGGTCGTGGCGGGGCTGTCGGCCCTGTCGGTGATCAGCGTGCGCAACCCGGTGTATGCCGTGCTGTGCCTGATCCTGACCTTTTTCTCCGTCGCCTGCGTCTGGCTGCTGGTCGGCGCCGAGTTCCTCGGCGTCACCCTGGTGCTGGTGTACGTCGGCGCGGTGATGGTGCTGTTCCTGTTCGTGGTGATGATGCTGGACGTCGAAACCGACAGCCTGCGCGAGGGCTGGGTGCGCTACCTGCCGGTCGGGCTGGTGGTGGCGGTGGTGATGCTGCTGCAGATGCTGACCCTGATCGGCATCAAGGCCCGTGCGGCCGCCCCGTTCCCGGCGGACAACGCCGCCGCCGCGGCCGCCGACAGCTCCAACATCACCTGGCTGGCGCGCAGCCTGTTCACCGAGTACCTGCTGCCGTTCGAGTTCGCCGCGGTGATCCTGACCGTGGCGGTGATCGCCGCGGTGATGCTGACCCTGCGCCGCCGCACCGGCGTGAAGACGCAGAATCCCTCGGAGCAGACCCGTGTCCGCGCCAGCGACCGCCTGCGCATCGTGAAGATGGCGGCCGAGAAGCCGGTGCCGCTGACCGATACCCTGCACAACGAAGGCGGCGAGGAGGCCAAGCCATGATTTCCCTGGGCCACATGCTCGCGCTCGGCGCGGTGATGTTCTGCATCTCCGTCGCCGGCATCTTCCTCAACCGCAAGAACATCATCGTGCTGCTGATGTCGATCGAGTTGATGCTGCTGTCGGTGAACATCAACTTCGTCGCCTTCTCGCGGCAGCTCGGCGACACCGCCGGCCAGCTGTTCGTGTTCTTCATCCTGACCGTGGCCGCGGCGGAAGCCGCCATCGGCCTCGCGATCCTGGTGACCCTGTTCCGTACCCGCCACACCATCAACGTTGGCGAAGTCGATTCGTTGAAGGGCTGACCCACAGATGGAAATCACTCTCTCCAAGAGTCTGTTGATCGCAGTGGTGCTCGCACCGCTGTTCGGCAGCATCATCGCCGGCCTGTTCGGTCGCCAGGTGGGGCGCAAGGGCGCCCAGTACGCCACCATCCTGGGCGTGGCGGTCAGCTGCGCACTGTCGCTGCATACCCTGTACCAGCTGCTGTGGGGCGGGGCGCAGCCGTTCAACCAGAACATCTACACCTTCTTCGAAGTCGGCCAGTACACCGCGCATGTCGGTTTCATGGTCGACCGCCTGACCGCGATGATGATGGTGGTGGTGACCTTCGTGTCGCTGCTGGTGCACATCTACTCGATCGGCTACATGGCCGATGACGATGGCTACCAGCGCTTCTTCAGCTACATCTCGCTGTTCACCTTCTCGATGCTCACCCTAGTGATGAGCAACAACTTCCTGCAGCTGTTCTTCGGCTGGGAAGCGGTGGGCCTGGTGTCGTACCTGCTGATCGGCTTCTACTTCAAGAAGCCCAGCGCGATCTTCGCCAACATGAAGGCGTTCCTGGTCAACCGCGTGGGCGACTTCGGCTTCCTGCTCGGCATCGCCGGCGTGCTGTGGGTGTTCGGCACCCTGGACTACGCCACCGTGTTCGCCAATGCGCCGCTGCTGAACGACCCCAACGCGCTGATCCAGGTGTGGTCGGGTTCGATCAACCTGTTCGGCCATCCGGTGCAGGTGCTGAGCGAGCCGGTGATCTGGTCGATCGCCACCCTGATCTGCATCTGCCTGTTCATCGGTGCGATGGGCAAGTCGGCGCAGGTGCCGCTGCACGTGTGGCTGCCCGATTCGATGGAAGGCCCCACCCCGATCTCGGCGCTGATCCATGCCGCGACCATGGTCACCGCCGGCATCTTCATGGTGACCCGCATGTCGCCGCTGTTCGAGCTGTCGCAGACCGCGCTGAACTTCGTGCTGTTCATCGGTGCCACCACGGCCTTCTTCACCGGCCTGATCGGCATCGTGCAGAACGACATCAAGCGCGTGGTCGCCTACTCGACGCTGTCGCAGCTGGGCTACATGACCGTCGCCCTGGGTGTGTCGGCCTATTCGGGCGCGGTGTTCCACCTGATGACCCACGCCTTCTTCAAGGCGCTGCTGTTCCTGGGTGCCGGCTCGGTCATCATCGGCATGCACCACGAGCAGAACATGATGAAGATGGGCGGCCTGCGCAAGTACATGCCCATCACCCACATCACCATGTGGATCGGCACCCTGGCGCTGGTGGGCACGCCGTTCTTCGCCGGCTTCTACTCGAAGGACACCATCATCGAGGCCGCCGCGCTGCATGCCCACACCTCGGACAACTGGGTGGCGACCTACGGCTACTGGGCGGTGCTGGGCGGCGTGATCGTCACCAGCTTCTACAGCTTCCGCCTGCTGTTCCTGACCTTCTTCGGCAAGGAACGCTTCCGTGACGCGCATGACGACCACGGCCACGACGCCCACCACCATGGCGACGCGCATGGCCACGGCGCACACGAGCCGCACGAGTCGCCGTGGGTGGTGACCCTGCCGCTGATCCTGCTGGCGATCCCGTCCATCCTGATCGGCTTCTTCACCATCGGCCCGATGCTGTTCGGCACCGGCTGGGACGGCCACGCCGCCGCCACCGGGATCCCCGGCCAGACCCTGTCGTTCTTCACCGGCATCGTCGATTTCTACGATCCGGCGCGCGACACCATCGCCGCGGTGGGCAGGGAGTTCTGGCACGGTTCGGTGGCCTACGCCCTGCACGGCATGATGATGCCGGCGTTCTGGCTGACGGTGGCCGGTTTCATCCTGGCCTGGGTGTTCTACATCTGGAAGCCCGAGCTGGCAGGCAAGTCCCGCAAGGCCCTGGCGCCGGTGGTATCGGTGCTGGAGAACAAGTACGGCTTCGACAAGCTGTGGATCGATGGTTTCGCCGGTGGCAGCGTCAAGCTTGGCAAGGCCGCCCGTGCCGTGGACAGCAACGTGGTGGATGGTGTGGTCAACGGCGCGGCCCGCGTGGTCGAGCTTGCCGCCAACCTGCTGCGCCGCACCCAATCCGGTTTCCTCTACCACTACGCCTTCGTGATGATCATCGGCCTGATCGCCCTGCTGGGCCTGCTGATGCATTTCTCGCGTTGACCTGTACGGAATAAGAAGACGTGTCGAACTGGCCCCTACTCAGTATCCTCATCTGGCTGCCGATCCTCGGCGGTGCGTTGATTCTTGCCGTGCGCAACGCCCAGGCTGCCCGTTGGGCGTCCCTGGCGGTGGCACTGCTCACCTTCCTGTTGAGCCTCGGCCTGCTCACCGGCTATGACCGCACCGCCGCCGAGGTGATGCAGTTCGTCGAGCAGCATCCGTGGATTCCCGCCTACGGCATCGGCTACAACCTGGCGGTGGACGGCATCGCCATCGCGCTGGTGCTGCTGACCACCCTGGTGGGCGTGCTGGCGCTGGTCGGCGCCTGGGGCGTGATCGACAAGCGCGTCAACCAGTACGTGGCCGCCTTCCTGATCCTGGAAGGCGTGACGGTGGGCATCTTCGCCGCCACCGACGCGATGCTGTTCTACGTGTTCTTCGAAGCCATGCTGATCCCGATGTTCCTGATCATCGGTGTCTGGGGTGGCCCGCGCCGCATCTATGCCGCGCTGAAGTTCTTCCTGTACACCTTCCTCGGCTCGGTGCTGATGCTGGTGGCGCTGATCTACCTGTACATCAAGGGCGGCAGCTTCCAGCTGGCCGACCTGTACCAGCTGCAGCTGTCGGCCAGGGAGCAGACCTGGGTGTTCTTCGCGTTCCTGATCGCCTTCGCGGTCAAGGTGCCGATGTTCCCGGTGCACACCTGGCTGCCGGACGCGCACGTGGAAGCGCCGACCGCCGGTTCGGTGATCCTGGCCGCGATCGCGCTGAAGATCGGTGGCTACGGCTTCCTGCGCTTCAACCTGCCGATCGTGCCCGATGCCAGCCACGAGTGGGCCTGGCTGGTGATCGCGCTGTCGCTGGTGGCGGTGATCTACGTCGGCCTGGTGGCGCTGGTGCAGGATGACATGAAGAAGCTGGTGGCCTATTCCTCGGTCGCGCACATGGGCTTCGTCACCCTGGGCACGTTCACCGCGCTGTGGCTGGTGCGCGAGGCCGGCAACGCCGATGCCGCCCGCCTTGGCCTGCAGGGTGCGATGGTGCAGATGGTCTCGCACGGCTTCGTGTCCGGCGCGATGTTCTCCTGCATCGGCGTGCTCTACGACCGCCTGCACACCCGTCGCATCGCCGACTACGGCGGCGTGGCCAACGTGATGCCGTGGTTCGCTGCATTCGCGCTGCTGTTCTTCATGGCCAACTCCGGCCTGCCGGGCACCAGTGGTTTCGTCGGCGAGTTCATGGTGGTGCTGGCCAGCTTCCAGTGGGAGCCGCTGGTGGCGCTGGCTGCGGCCACCACGCTGATCATCGGCGCGGCGTATTCGCTGTGGCTGTACAAGCGCGTGTTCTTCGGCGAGGTGGGCAACGCCCACGTGGCCGAGATGAAGGACATCAACGGGCGCGAATGGCTGGTGCTGGGCGTGTTCGCGGTCGGTACGCTGGCGCTTGGCGTGTATCCGCGTCCGCTGACCGAACTGATGGAGCCCTCCATCGCCAAGCTGGCGATGCAGATCGCATCGAGCAAGCTGCTGTAAGCGGCCCCGTCGAGAGTATTGATTCCAGGATTTGATGATGACAACGCCGACGCTACTGCCGTTGACCGCCGCCGACCTCCCGCCGTTGCTGCCAGAACTGGTGGTGATCGGCGGGGCCTTCGCCCTGCTGATCCTCGACCTGTTCATCAGCAACCGCCACAAGGTCTGGACCCACTTCCTGTCGGTCGCCATCCTTGCCGTTGCTTTCGCCATGCTGCTTGGCGGCGTGGGCGGGCAGGGCGAGGTGTTCCATGGCATGTTCATCCGCGACAACGCCGCCGACGTCATGAAGACGGTGGTGGTGCTGGTCAGCGGCCTGACCCTGATCTATGGCTGGAGCTACCTGCGCGAGCGCAACCTGTACCAGGGCGAGATCGCGGTGCTGGTGCTGTTCGCCACCGCGGGCATGATGCTGCTGGTCTCCGCCGGCAGCCTGCTGATGGTCTACCTGGGCCTGGAGCTGCTGGCGCTGTGTTCCTATGCGCTGGTGGCCAGCAACCGCGACAACAAGCTGGCCGCCGAAGCGGGCATGAAGTACATCGTGCTCGGCTCGCTGGCCTCTGGCCTGCTGCTGTACGGCATGTCGCTGGTGTATGGCGCCACCGGTTCGCTGCACCTGGACGTGATCCATGCCGCCGCCACCCAGTCGGACGAGCGTGTGCTGCTGCTGACCGGCGCGGTGTTCATGGTCGCCGGCGTCGCCTTCAAGCTGGGCGCCGCGCCGTTCCACATGTGGCTGCCGGACGTCTACCAGGGTGCGCCGGCGCCGATCGCGCTGTTCATCAGTTCGGCCCCGAAGCTGGCCGCGTTCGGCATGGCCTATCGCCTGCTCGAAGCCGGCGTCGGCCCGTTGTCGAGCGAGCTGCAGTACGTGCTCGCGGGCCTTGCCGCGCTGTCGCTGGTGGTGGGTAACCTGATGGCCATCGCCCAGGTCAACCTCAAGCGCATGTTGGCCTATTCGACGGTCTCGCACATCGGCTTCCTGCTGATGGGCGTGGCCGGCGGCGGCGCCGCCGGCTATTCGTCGGCGATGTTCTACGCCGTGGCCTACGCGATCATGTCCACCGCCGCTTTCGGCGTGATCGTCGCGCTGTCGCGCTCGGGCTTCGAGGCCGAGAGCATCGACGACTTCAAGGGCCTGAATGCGCGCAATCCTTGGATGGCCGGGCTCATGCTGTGCGCCATGTTCTCGCTGGCCGGCATCCCGCCGTTCCTGGGCTTCTGGGCCAAGCTGGCGGTGCTGGGCGCGGCGGTCAACGGTGGCCTGCTGTGGCTGGTGATCCTGGGCGTGATCAGCGCGGTGGTGGGCTGCTTCTACTACCTGCGCGTGGTCAAGGTCATGTACTTCGACGAGCCGGTGGGCGAGCCGCTGCCGCGCAACAATGACCGTCTCCTGGGCATCGTGCTGGGCGTGAACTGCGTGGCGCTGCTGGTGCTGCCGGTTGCGCTGGGGCCGCTGCTGGCCTGGATGCGCAACGCATTTGCCCATTTGTCATAAAAAGCGATACAAAACGGCGCGATTCATGTAATATGCGCGCACTGAGTTGAGGGCGGTGCCGGCAAGTCGGTATCGCCAGGCCATCGCAGGATGGTCAGCCGGAACGTGGAGCGTTCCGGGTTTCAGCGGAATCCCCGGATTCCCTGAAACAATGAAGTAAAAAAGGCTTGCGGTAACGGTCCAATTACTTCATAATTCCGCTTCTGCTGCGGGGTGGAGCAGTCTGGCAGCTCGTCGGGCTCATAACCCGAAGGTCGCAGGTTCAAATCCTGCCCCCGCTACCAGTTCCGGCCTTCTTCAACATCTGTTGTGGAAGGCTGAATCTGGGCTCGCAGGAACGATTGCTTCCGTTCCTGCAACCGGAATCCAGTCACCGGATTCATACCGGACAAAGGGCCCAGTCGGGCCCTTTGTTGTTTCCGCAAAACGAAAAGTCCGGCCGGTTCTTCCCGTTTCCCATTACCCAAATCAAGGCAGGCTGTGAGCGACAAGGCTACTGAAATCGCGAATCTGCTGGGCCCCACCGTGCAGGCGTTGGGCCTGGATCTGCTGGGCGCCGAGTATCTGCCGGCGCCGGGCGGCGCCACGCTGCGTCTGTACATCGACGTGCCGCTGGCCGAGCAGCCCGAACGCGTGGTCAACATCGACGACTGCGAGCGGGTGAGCCGCGAGGTCTCCGCGCAGTTGGACGTCGAGGATCCGATCAGCGGCAACTACACGCTGGAGGTGTCTTCCCCGGGCGTGGACCGGCCGCTGTTCACCCTGGAGCAGTTCGAGCGCCACCTGGGCGAGTCGGCCAAGGTCGGGCTGAAGCTGCCGCAGGAGAACCGGCGCCGCCTGCAGGGCGAGATCGCCGCTGTGGATGCCGATGCCGGCACCGTGACCTTCGTGGTCGATGGCAAGCCGTTCGTGGCGGCTTTCGACAATATCGACAAGGCGCGCATCATTCCGGACTGGGCCGCGCTTGGCCTGGCTCCGACCAAACCGACCGGCCCGGCCCCCAGGCAGGGGAGCGCGGCCAGGAACAAATCCAATAACGAAACCGCGGCCCGCAAGCCGCGCGCGGAGTAAGCCGATGAGCAAGGAACTTCTGCTGGTAGTCGACGCGGTCGCCAATGAGAAAGGCGTGCCGCGCGAAGTGATCTTCGATGCGATCGAGGCGGCGCTCGCCTCCGCGGCCAAGAAGCGCTATGTGGACCAGGACGTGCTCGCGCGCGTTTCGATCGACCACAAGGACGGCAGCTACGAGACTTTCCGCCGCTGGGAAGTTGTGGCCGACGACGTGGTGATG
Protein-coding regions in this window:
- a CDS encoding NADH-quinone oxidoreductase subunit N — protein: MTTPTLLPLTAADLPPLLPELVVIGGAFALLILDLFISNRHKVWTHFLSVAILAVAFAMLLGGVGGQGEVFHGMFIRDNAADVMKTVVVLVSGLTLIYGWSYLRERNLYQGEIAVLVLFATAGMMLLVSAGSLLMVYLGLELLALCSYALVASNRDNKLAAEAGMKYIVLGSLASGLLLYGMSLVYGATGSLHLDVIHAAATQSDERVLLLTGAVFMVAGVAFKLGAAPFHMWLPDVYQGAPAPIALFISSAPKLAAFGMAYRLLEAGVGPLSSELQYVLAGLAALSLVVGNLMAIAQVNLKRMLAYSTVSHIGFLLMGVAGGGAAGYSSAMFYAVAYAIMSTAAFGVIVALSRSGFEAESIDDFKGLNARNPWMAGLMLCAMFSLAGIPPFLGFWAKLAVLGAAVNGGLLWLVILGVISAVVGCFYYLRVVKVMYFDEPVGEPLPRNNDRLLGIVLGVNCVALLVLPVALGPLLAWMRNAFAHLS
- a CDS encoding ribosome maturation factor codes for the protein MSDKATEIANLLGPTVQALGLDLLGAEYLPAPGGATLRLYIDVPLAEQPERVVNIDDCERVSREVSAQLDVEDPISGNYTLEVSSPGVDRPLFTLEQFERHLGESAKVGLKLPQENRRRLQGEIAAVDADAGTVTFVVDGKPFVAAFDNIDKARIIPDWAALGLAPTKPTGPAPRQGSAARNKSNNETAARKPRAE